The following proteins are encoded in a genomic region of Cricetulus griseus strain 17A/GY chromosome 7, alternate assembly CriGri-PICRH-1.0, whole genome shotgun sequence:
- the Skp1 gene encoding S-phase kinase-associated protein 1, translated as MPSIKLQSSDGEIFEVDVEIAKQSVTIKTMLEDLGMDDEGDDDPVPLPNVNAAILKKVIQWCTHHKDDPPPPEDDENKEKRTDDIPVWDQEFLKVDQGTLFELILAANYLDIKGLLDVTCKTVANMIKGKTPEEIRKTFNIKNDFTEEEEAQVRKENQWCEEK; from the exons ATGCCTTCGATAAAGTTGCAGAGTTCTGATGGAGAGATATTTGAAGTTGATGTAGAAATTGCCAAACAATCTGTGAccatcaagaccatgctggaag ATTTGGGAATGGATGATGAGGGAGATGATGATCCTGTTCCTTTACCAAATGTTAATGCAGCAATTCTAAAAAAG GTCATTCAGTGGTGCACCCATCACAAGGATGACCCTCCTCCTCCTGAGGATGATGAGAACAAAGAAAAGCGGACAGATGATATTCCTGTTTGGGACCAAGAATTCCTGAAAGTTGACCAAGGAACACTTTTTGAACTTATTCTG GCTGCAAACTACTTAGACATCAAAGGTTTGCTTGATGTCACGTGCAAGACTGTGGCCAATATGATTAAGGGGAAAACTCCTGAGGAGATTCGTAAAACCTTCAATATCAAAAATGACTTTACTGAAGAGGAAGAGGCCCAG GTACGCAAAGAGAACCAGTGGTGTGAAGAGAAGTGA